From the genome of Malus domestica chromosome 04, GDT2T_hap1, one region includes:
- the LOC139195387 gene encoding secreted RxLR effector protein 161-like: MVVRSLDAKRDSFHPNEDDEEILEPKVPYLSAIGALLYLAQCTRPDISFVVNFVVKYSNAPTCKHWTGVKDIFCYLKGTTDLGLFYPYRSSSVAATPLSRVDSRFVGYADIRYLFDPHKTRSQIGYVFTVGGTAISWRSTKETLVATLSNHAEILTIHEVTRECFWLRVVVDHIRSSCDLYPIVDVMTMIYEDNVTCIEQLKKGYIKGDNTKHIASKFFFSHQ; encoded by the coding sequence ATGGTTGTTcgatcgctagatgcaaaacgagattcCTTCCATCcaaatgaggatgatgaagagattttggagcctaaagttccttatctaagtgcgataggcgctttattgtacttagctcaatgcactagacccgacatctcctttgtTGTTAATTTTGTGGTAAaatacagtaatgcaccaacaTGCAAACACTggactggtgttaaagacattttctgctaccttaagggtactacagatctgggcttgttctatccctacaGATCCTCGAGTGTTGCCGCAACCCCCTTATCTCGAGTCGATTCTCGCTTTGTTGGTTACGCCGACATAAGATACTTATTTGATCCGCACAAGACGCGTTCCCAAataggttatgtctttaccgttggaggcactgcaatctcttggaggtcaactaaagagaccttagttgccactttgtccaaccatgctgaaattctcaccATACACGAAGTAACTcgagaatgcttttggttgagagtagTTGTGGatcatattcgaagctcctgcgaTCTTTACCCTATTGTTGATGTCATGACGATGATTTATGAAGACAACGTAacatgcatcgaacagctcaagaagggttacattaaaggagacaacaccaagcacattgcgtcgaagttcttcttctcacatcaatAA